The following proteins are encoded in a genomic region of Vidua macroura isolate BioBank_ID:100142 chromosome 10, ASM2450914v1, whole genome shotgun sequence:
- the EPHB3 gene encoding ephrin type-B receptor 3 isoform X2, translated as MDTKWVTSELAWTTHPETGWEEVSGYDEAMNPIRTYQVCNVREANQNNWLRTKFIQRQDVQRVYVELKFTVRDCNSIPNIPGSCKETFNLFYYESDTDSASANSPFWMENPYIKVDTIAPDESFSKLESGRVNTKVRSFGPLSKNGFYLAFQDLGACMSLISVRAFYKKCSNTIAGFAIFPETLTGAEPTSLVIAPGTCIPNAVEVSVPLKLYCNGDGEWMVPVGACTCAAGYEPTMKDTQCQACGPGTFKSKQGEGPCSPCPPNSRTTSGAAMVCTCRNGFFRADTDPADSACTSVPSAPRNVISNVNETSLVLEWSEPQDTGGRDDLLYNVICKKCSVERRLCTRCDDNVEFVPRQLGLTERRIYISNLMAHTQYTFEIQAVNGISNKSPYPPHFASVNITTNQAAPSAVPTMHLHSSTGNSMTLSWTPPERPNGIILDYEIKYSEKQGQSDGIANTVTSQKNSVRLDGLKANARYMVQVRARTVAGYGRYSLPTEFQTTAEGGSTSKTFQELPLIVGSATAGLVFVIVVVVIAIVCFRKQRNNTDPEYTEKLQQYVTPGMKVYIDPFTYEDPNEAVREFAKEIDISCVKIEEVIGAGEFGEVCRGRLKLPGRREIFVAIKTLKVGYTERQRRDFLSEASIMGQFDHPNIIHLEGVVTKSRPVMIITEFMENCALDSFLRLNDGQFTVIQLVGMMRGIAAGMKYLSEMNYVHRDLAARNILVNSNLVCKVSDFGLSRFLEDDPADPTYTSSLGGKIPIRWTAPEAIAYRKFTSASDVWSYGIVMWEVMSYGERPYWDMSNQDVINAVEQDYRLPPPMDCPTALHQLMLDCWVRDRNLRPKFAQIVNTLDKLIRNAASLKVIASVQSGISQPLLDRTVPDYTTFTTVGDWLDAIKMGRYKENFVNAGFASFDLVAQMTAEDLLRIGVTLAGHQKKILSSIQDMRLQMNQTLPVQV; from the exons CAGCATCCCCAACATCCCTGGCTCCTGCAAAGAGACCTTCAACCTCTTCTATTATGAGTCGGATACGGATTCTGCCTCTGCGAACAGCCCTTTCTGGATGGAGAACCCCTATATCAAAGTGGATACAATTGCCCCAGATGAGAGCTTCTCCAAGCTGGAGTCTGGCCGTGTGAACACCAAGGTGCGCAGCTTTGGCCCTCTCTCCAAGAATGGTTTTTACCTTGCCTTCCAAGATCTGGGAGCCTGCATGTCCCTCATCTCCGTCCGGGCTTTCTACAAGAAGTGCTCCAACACCATTGCTGGCTTTGCTATCTTCCCGGAGACTTTAACGGGGGCCGAGCCCACTTCCCTGGTCATCGCACCGGGCACCTGCATCCCCAACGCAGTGGAGGTGTCTGTGCCCCTAAAGCTGTACTGCAACGGTGACGGCGAGTGGATGGTACCCGTGGGAGCATGTACATGTGCTGCTGGATATGAGCCCACCATGAAGGATACCCAGTGCCAAG catGCGGCCCAGGAACCTTCAAATCTAAGCAGGGGGAAGgtccctgctccccctgccctcccaaCAGCCGGACCACCTCTGGAGCAGCAATGGTCTGCACTTGTCGAAACGGCTTTTTCCGGGCAGACACGGACCCCGCAGACAGCGCCTGCACCA gtgtcccctcagCCCCGCGCAACGTCATCTCCAACGTGAACGAGACATCGCTGGTGCTGGAGTGGAGCGAGCCGCAGGACACAGGCGGGCGGGATGACCTGCTCTACAACGTCATCTGCAAGAAGTGCAGCGTGGAGCGGCGCCTGTGCACCCGCTGCGACGACAACGTGGAGTTCGTGCCGCGCCAGCTCGGCCTCACTGAGCGACGCATCTACATCAGCAACCTGATGGCCCACACCCAGTACACTTTCGAGATCCAGGCCGTGAACGGCATCTCCAACAAGAGTCCCTACCCTCCCCATTTTGCCTCTGTCAACATCACCACCAACCAGGCAG CCCCATCTGCCGTACCGACGATgcacctgcacagcagcaccGGGAACAGCATGACGCTGTCATGGACTCCCCCAGAGAGACCCAATGGCATCATTCTAGACTACGAGATCAAGTACTCAGAAAAG CAAGGCCAGAGCGATGGCATCGCCAACACAGTGACCAGCCAGAAGAACTCGGTGCGGCTGGACGGGCTGAAGGCCAATGCTCGGTACATGGTGCAGGTTCGGGCACGCACTGTGGCAGGATACGGCCGCTACAGCCTCCCCACGGAGTTCCAGACAACTGCGGAGGGCG GTTCCACCAGCAAGACTTTCCAGGAGCTGCCTTTGATCGTGGGTTCGGccactgcagggctggtgtTCGTCATCGTGGTGGTGGTGATTGCTATCGTCTGCTTCAG GAAGCAGCGCAACAACACCGACCCTGAGtacacagagaagctgcagcaatATG TTACCCCTGGGATGAAGGTGTACATTGACCCTTTCACCTACGAGGACCCAAACGAAGCTGTCCGGGAATTTGCCAAAGAGATTGACATCTCCTGTGTGAAAATTGAGGAGGTCATTGGAGCAG GGGAGTTCGGTGAGGTGTGCCGTGGGCGCCTGAAGCTGCCTGGCCGCCGCGAGATCTTCGTGGCCATCAAGACACTGAAGGTGGGCTACAcggagcggcagcggcgggaCTTCCTGAGTGAGGCCAGCATCATGGGCCAGTTCGACCACCCCAACATCATCCACCTGGAAGGGGTGGTGACCAAGAGCCGCCCCGTCATGATCATCACGGAATTCATGGAGAACTGTGCGCTTGACTCCTTCCTCCGG TTGAATGATGGGCAGTTCACAGTCATCCAGCTGGTGGGAATGATGCGAGGCATCGCCGCTGGCATGAAGTACCTTTCAGAGATGAACTACGTGCATCGGGATCTGGCTGCCCGCAACATCCTGGTCAACAGCAACTTGGTCTGCAAAGTGTCTGACTTCGGGCTCTCTCGCTTTCTGGAGGATGACCCAGCTGACCCCACCTACACCAGCTCCCTG GGAGGCAAGATCCCAATCAGATGGACAGCTCCTGAGGCCATCGCCTACCGCAAATTCACTTCAGCCAGCGACGTGTGGAGCTACGGCATTGTCATGTGGGAAGTGATGTCCTATGGGGAGCGACCTTACTGGGACATGTCCAACCAGGAT GTGATCAATGCCGTGGAGCAGGATTACCGCCTGCCACCCCCCATGGACTGCCCCACTGCACTGCACCAGTTGATGCTGGACTGCTGGGTGCGGGACCGCAACCTGAGGCCCAAATTTGCACAGATTGTCAACACGCTGGACAAGCTCATCCGCAATGCTGCCAGTCTGAAGGTCATCGCCAGCGTCCAGTCTGG CATCTCCCAACCGCTCTTGGACCGCACTGTCCCGGATTACACCACCTTCACCACCGTGGGAGACTGGCTGGATGCCATCAAAATGGGACGGTACAAGGAGAACTTCGTCAATGCTGGCTTTGCCTCCTTTGATCTGGTGGCACAGATGACTGCGGA GGACCTGCTGAGGATAGGGGTGACACTAGCAGGGCACCAGAAGAAGATCCTGAGCAGCATTCAGGACATGAGGCTGCAGATGAACCAGACGCTCCCAGTGCAGGTTTGA
- the EPHB3 gene encoding ephrin type-B receptor 3 isoform X1 — translation MDTKWVTSELAWTTHPETGWEEVSGYDEAMNPIRTYQVCNVREANQNNWLRTKFIQRQDVQRVYVELKFTVRDCNSIPNIPGSCKETFNLFYYESDTDSASANSPFWMENPYIKVDTIAPDESFSKLESGRVNTKVRSFGPLSKNGFYLAFQDLGACMSLISVRAFYKKCSNTIAGFAIFPETLTGAEPTSLVIAPGTCIPNAVEVSVPLKLYCNGDGEWMVPVGACTCAAGYEPTMKDTQCQACGPGTFKSKQGEGPCSPCPPNSRTTSGAAMVCTCRNGFFRADTDPADSACTSVPSAPRNVISNVNETSLVLEWSEPQDTGGRDDLLYNVICKKCSVERRLCTRCDDNVEFVPRQLGLTERRIYISNLMAHTQYTFEIQAVNGISNKSPYPPHFASVNITTNQAAPSAVPTMHLHSSTGNSMTLSWTPPERPNGIILDYEIKYSEKQGQSDGIANTVTSQKNSVRLDGLKANARYMVQVRARTVAGYGRYSLPTEFQTTAEGGSTSKTFQELPLIVGSATAGLVFVIVVVVIAIVCFRKGMVTEHLLSSPLGRKQRNNTDPEYTEKLQQYVTPGMKVYIDPFTYEDPNEAVREFAKEIDISCVKIEEVIGAGEFGEVCRGRLKLPGRREIFVAIKTLKVGYTERQRRDFLSEASIMGQFDHPNIIHLEGVVTKSRPVMIITEFMENCALDSFLRLNDGQFTVIQLVGMMRGIAAGMKYLSEMNYVHRDLAARNILVNSNLVCKVSDFGLSRFLEDDPADPTYTSSLGGKIPIRWTAPEAIAYRKFTSASDVWSYGIVMWEVMSYGERPYWDMSNQDVINAVEQDYRLPPPMDCPTALHQLMLDCWVRDRNLRPKFAQIVNTLDKLIRNAASLKVIASVQSGISQPLLDRTVPDYTTFTTVGDWLDAIKMGRYKENFVNAGFASFDLVAQMTAEDLLRIGVTLAGHQKKILSSIQDMRLQMNQTLPVQV, via the exons CAGCATCCCCAACATCCCTGGCTCCTGCAAAGAGACCTTCAACCTCTTCTATTATGAGTCGGATACGGATTCTGCCTCTGCGAACAGCCCTTTCTGGATGGAGAACCCCTATATCAAAGTGGATACAATTGCCCCAGATGAGAGCTTCTCCAAGCTGGAGTCTGGCCGTGTGAACACCAAGGTGCGCAGCTTTGGCCCTCTCTCCAAGAATGGTTTTTACCTTGCCTTCCAAGATCTGGGAGCCTGCATGTCCCTCATCTCCGTCCGGGCTTTCTACAAGAAGTGCTCCAACACCATTGCTGGCTTTGCTATCTTCCCGGAGACTTTAACGGGGGCCGAGCCCACTTCCCTGGTCATCGCACCGGGCACCTGCATCCCCAACGCAGTGGAGGTGTCTGTGCCCCTAAAGCTGTACTGCAACGGTGACGGCGAGTGGATGGTACCCGTGGGAGCATGTACATGTGCTGCTGGATATGAGCCCACCATGAAGGATACCCAGTGCCAAG catGCGGCCCAGGAACCTTCAAATCTAAGCAGGGGGAAGgtccctgctccccctgccctcccaaCAGCCGGACCACCTCTGGAGCAGCAATGGTCTGCACTTGTCGAAACGGCTTTTTCCGGGCAGACACGGACCCCGCAGACAGCGCCTGCACCA gtgtcccctcagCCCCGCGCAACGTCATCTCCAACGTGAACGAGACATCGCTGGTGCTGGAGTGGAGCGAGCCGCAGGACACAGGCGGGCGGGATGACCTGCTCTACAACGTCATCTGCAAGAAGTGCAGCGTGGAGCGGCGCCTGTGCACCCGCTGCGACGACAACGTGGAGTTCGTGCCGCGCCAGCTCGGCCTCACTGAGCGACGCATCTACATCAGCAACCTGATGGCCCACACCCAGTACACTTTCGAGATCCAGGCCGTGAACGGCATCTCCAACAAGAGTCCCTACCCTCCCCATTTTGCCTCTGTCAACATCACCACCAACCAGGCAG CCCCATCTGCCGTACCGACGATgcacctgcacagcagcaccGGGAACAGCATGACGCTGTCATGGACTCCCCCAGAGAGACCCAATGGCATCATTCTAGACTACGAGATCAAGTACTCAGAAAAG CAAGGCCAGAGCGATGGCATCGCCAACACAGTGACCAGCCAGAAGAACTCGGTGCGGCTGGACGGGCTGAAGGCCAATGCTCGGTACATGGTGCAGGTTCGGGCACGCACTGTGGCAGGATACGGCCGCTACAGCCTCCCCACGGAGTTCCAGACAACTGCGGAGGGCG GTTCCACCAGCAAGACTTTCCAGGAGCTGCCTTTGATCGTGGGTTCGGccactgcagggctggtgtTCGTCATCGTGGTGGTGGTGATTGCTATCGTCTGCTTCAG GAAAGGGATGGTTACTGAACACCTCCTCTCGTCTCCTTTGGGCAGGAAGCAGCGCAACAACACCGACCCTGAGtacacagagaagctgcagcaatATG TTACCCCTGGGATGAAGGTGTACATTGACCCTTTCACCTACGAGGACCCAAACGAAGCTGTCCGGGAATTTGCCAAAGAGATTGACATCTCCTGTGTGAAAATTGAGGAGGTCATTGGAGCAG GGGAGTTCGGTGAGGTGTGCCGTGGGCGCCTGAAGCTGCCTGGCCGCCGCGAGATCTTCGTGGCCATCAAGACACTGAAGGTGGGCTACAcggagcggcagcggcgggaCTTCCTGAGTGAGGCCAGCATCATGGGCCAGTTCGACCACCCCAACATCATCCACCTGGAAGGGGTGGTGACCAAGAGCCGCCCCGTCATGATCATCACGGAATTCATGGAGAACTGTGCGCTTGACTCCTTCCTCCGG TTGAATGATGGGCAGTTCACAGTCATCCAGCTGGTGGGAATGATGCGAGGCATCGCCGCTGGCATGAAGTACCTTTCAGAGATGAACTACGTGCATCGGGATCTGGCTGCCCGCAACATCCTGGTCAACAGCAACTTGGTCTGCAAAGTGTCTGACTTCGGGCTCTCTCGCTTTCTGGAGGATGACCCAGCTGACCCCACCTACACCAGCTCCCTG GGAGGCAAGATCCCAATCAGATGGACAGCTCCTGAGGCCATCGCCTACCGCAAATTCACTTCAGCCAGCGACGTGTGGAGCTACGGCATTGTCATGTGGGAAGTGATGTCCTATGGGGAGCGACCTTACTGGGACATGTCCAACCAGGAT GTGATCAATGCCGTGGAGCAGGATTACCGCCTGCCACCCCCCATGGACTGCCCCACTGCACTGCACCAGTTGATGCTGGACTGCTGGGTGCGGGACCGCAACCTGAGGCCCAAATTTGCACAGATTGTCAACACGCTGGACAAGCTCATCCGCAATGCTGCCAGTCTGAAGGTCATCGCCAGCGTCCAGTCTGG CATCTCCCAACCGCTCTTGGACCGCACTGTCCCGGATTACACCACCTTCACCACCGTGGGAGACTGGCTGGATGCCATCAAAATGGGACGGTACAAGGAGAACTTCGTCAATGCTGGCTTTGCCTCCTTTGATCTGGTGGCACAGATGACTGCGGA GGACCTGCTGAGGATAGGGGTGACACTAGCAGGGCACCAGAAGAAGATCCTGAGCAGCATTCAGGACATGAGGCTGCAGATGAACCAGACGCTCCCAGTGCAGGTTTGA